In one Silene latifolia isolate original U9 population chromosome 10, ASM4854445v1, whole genome shotgun sequence genomic region, the following are encoded:
- the LOC141607792 gene encoding uncharacterized protein LOC141607792 — MPKDAGGLGVKSGELELGSYSPWTWKNVCKIKDKLKDGFGENCWLPDENGYTVKNGYKWLCTQQPKVDWCSLVWNSWNIPKHSIITWLVMQEGLNIKAKLFQFGFCEDNLCLTCREHPETITHLFYECNYSCRVKAARVAWLGRPFPTLTELQNGRKDSLQWKAMAMVFNVYVYTVWHQRNSTRLQHSVMRPELLAAQIEKVAGRRGCSKAGPGLSHNTNGWLSCL; from the exons ATGCCCAAGGATGCTGGTGGTTTAGGTGTAAAGAGTggagaattggaattgggcagcT ACTCTCCTTGGACTTGGAAAAATGTATGCAAAATCAAGGATAAACTGAAGGATGGTTTTGGTGAGAACTGTTGGCTGCCTGATGAGAATGGCTACACGGTCAAGAATGGTTATAAATGGCTATGCACTCAACAACCTAAGGTGGATTGGTGCTCTCTGGTATGGAACAGCTGGAACATTCCCAAGCACTCAATCATTACTTGGCTTGTTATGCAGGAGGGGTTAAACATCAAAGCTAAGCTATTCCAGTTTGGCTTCTGTGAGGACAACCTATGCTTAACTTGTAGAGAACATCCTGAAACGATAACTCACCTTTTCTATGAGTGTAATTACAGTTGCAGAGTCAAGGCAGCTCGTGTTGCCTGGCTGGGGAGACCATTTCCTACTCTTACTGAGCTTCAGAATGGTAGGAAGGACAGTCTTCAATGGAAAGCAATGGCTATGGTTTTCAATGTATATGTTTACACTGTCTGGCATCAGAGAAACTCCACAAGACTCCAACATTCTGTTATGAGGCCTGAATTGTTAGCTGCTCAGATTGAGAAGGTTGCAGGAAGAAGAGGGTGTAGTAAAGCTGGCCCTGGATTGTCTCACAACACCAATGGCTGGTTAAGCTGTCTGTAG